One Henriciella litoralis genomic window carries:
- a CDS encoding RluA family pseudouridine synthase: MSKISATADENDRGTRLDRFLSEQFEDLSRSRAKTLVKEGAVDVDGRPIDDPRAGVVPGSTYSLDKPAPVRATPEPEDIPLDVLFEDEHLIMINKPSGMAVHPAPGSWQGTLVNALLHHCRGELSGIGGVERPGIVHRIDKGTTGVLVAAKTEAAHAGLSALFKQHDIERTYLAFTRGAPRPLVGTVDIRIGRSTQDRKKMAVIRDEESEEGRHAVTHFKALELYGELENGTGLPAAALIRCQLETGRTHQIRVHMAHINAPLIGDPTYGRHRGIKAYGSGDEFIAATTLARQLDRQALHAASLGFVHPVTGEDIHAEAPLPEDLANLKAALKAMPT; the protein is encoded by the coding sequence ATGAGCAAGATTTCAGCGACTGCCGACGAGAATGATAGAGGAACCCGGCTCGACCGGTTCCTCTCCGAACAGTTCGAGGACCTTTCCCGGTCCCGGGCGAAGACCCTGGTCAAGGAGGGGGCGGTCGACGTGGATGGCCGACCCATCGATGATCCGCGCGCTGGCGTGGTGCCGGGGTCGACCTATAGTCTGGACAAGCCAGCGCCCGTGCGAGCCACACCTGAGCCGGAGGACATTCCGCTCGACGTCCTGTTCGAGGACGAACACCTCATCATGATCAACAAGCCGTCGGGCATGGCGGTTCATCCCGCACCTGGAAGTTGGCAAGGCACGCTGGTCAACGCGCTGCTGCATCATTGCCGGGGTGAGCTGTCTGGTATTGGCGGCGTTGAGCGGCCGGGTATCGTTCACCGCATCGACAAGGGCACGACAGGCGTGCTGGTCGCGGCGAAGACCGAAGCGGCCCATGCGGGCCTCTCGGCCCTCTTCAAGCAACACGATATTGAGCGCACCTATCTTGCCTTCACGCGCGGCGCGCCCCGGCCATTGGTCGGCACGGTCGACATCCGGATCGGGCGCTCGACCCAGGACCGAAAGAAAATGGCGGTTATCCGCGATGAAGAGAGCGAGGAAGGCCGCCACGCCGTCACGCATTTCAAGGCGCTGGAGCTTTATGGTGAGCTTGAGAATGGCACCGGTCTACCGGCCGCCGCGCTGATCCGCTGCCAGTTGGAAACCGGCCGCACACACCAGATCCGAGTTCACATGGCGCACATCAACGCGCCGCTGATCGGCGACCCGACCTATGGCCGCCATCGCGGTATCAAGGCGTATGGTAGCGGCGATGAGTTCATCGCCGCCACAACGCTGGCCCGGCAGTTAGACCGTCAGGCCCTTCACGCGGCGAGCCTCGGTTTTGTGCATCCGGTCACTGGCGAGGATATCCACGCCGAAGCGCCTTTGCCGGAAGACCTGGCAAATCTGAAAGCCGCCTTGAAAGCGATGCCGACCTAG
- a CDS encoding alkaline phosphatase D family protein gives MSTISRRHFLGFGAGAAGLAACATSGDPLADNRAAFPGSVSFDHGVASGDPLSDRVILWSRVTPADEATTAPIPVSVIVARDEAMTDIVSQAMTETSASRDFTVKFDIDGLAPATTYFYQFTAKTSSGDVTSPIARTKTSAASGTTPVKFAVVSCSNFPFGYFNVYEAIGKRSDLDAVLHLGDYIYEYGVDGYGGSEGKALGRNHEPVMEIVTLGDYRMRHAQYKRDPKLQAAHAVAPWICTWDDHESANNSYRTGAENHQPETEGNWTDRKQAAIQAYMEWMPVRDPEAGRAMGGIYRKFEFGDVASVFCLESRLTGRSDEISWGAELAGVPAEDIPAKAADVMGRVSDPSRTMLGKVQEAWLDDGLKASKDAGKTWQVLANQVIMASVKPPNLMETLTPEQRAAQTGYVATMIPFSQLGLPFNLDAWDGFPAARERLYASAEAAGARLVTLTGDTHTAWANTLHDAGGNQRGVEFGCTSISSPGMGKYVNDVPDLGEQFADANRDVDWYDPDGHGYTLVTLTEDEVASDYYKVSTITEPTYTTKKVASFVSVRQGDGMSNLAPSVPSAG, from the coding sequence GTGAGCACAATTTCGAGACGACATTTTCTGGGGTTTGGGGCTGGCGCGGCAGGACTAGCGGCCTGCGCCACGAGCGGTGATCCGCTTGCTGACAACCGCGCGGCATTTCCCGGTTCGGTGTCTTTCGATCATGGTGTGGCTTCTGGCGACCCTTTGAGCGACCGGGTCATCCTCTGGTCGCGTGTCACGCCTGCGGATGAAGCGACAACCGCGCCCATACCCGTCAGTGTTATTGTTGCACGAGATGAGGCGATGACAGACATCGTCTCGCAGGCAATGACAGAGACTTCGGCCAGCCGCGATTTCACCGTCAAATTTGATATTGACGGTCTGGCGCCAGCGACCACCTATTTCTATCAGTTCACGGCCAAGACGAGCAGCGGCGATGTCACCTCTCCCATCGCCCGCACGAAGACCTCCGCAGCCTCCGGCACCACACCCGTCAAATTCGCAGTGGTGTCCTGCTCGAATTTCCCATTTGGCTATTTCAATGTCTATGAAGCCATCGGCAAGCGCAGCGACCTCGATGCCGTTCTCCACCTTGGCGACTATATCTATGAATACGGCGTGGACGGTTATGGCGGCAGCGAAGGCAAGGCACTGGGCCGAAATCATGAGCCAGTGATGGAGATCGTCACGCTTGGCGACTACCGGATGCGTCACGCCCAGTACAAGCGCGACCCGAAACTGCAGGCGGCTCATGCCGTTGCGCCCTGGATCTGCACCTGGGACGACCATGAGAGTGCGAACAACTCCTACCGCACCGGCGCCGAGAACCACCAGCCGGAGACCGAAGGCAATTGGACCGACCGCAAACAGGCCGCCATTCAGGCCTATATGGAGTGGATGCCGGTTCGTGATCCGGAAGCCGGACGAGCAATGGGCGGCATCTATCGCAAATTCGAATTCGGCGATGTCGCCTCTGTCTTCTGTCTTGAATCGCGGCTGACCGGCCGCTCTGATGAGATCTCCTGGGGGGCAGAACTGGCAGGCGTTCCGGCGGAAGATATCCCCGCAAAAGCCGCTGATGTCATGGGCCGGGTGAGCGACCCTTCGCGCACCATGCTCGGCAAGGTGCAGGAGGCGTGGCTGGACGATGGCCTCAAAGCTTCCAAGGATGCCGGCAAGACGTGGCAGGTGCTCGCCAATCAGGTGATCATGGCCAGTGTGAAACCGCCAAATCTGATGGAGACCCTGACGCCGGAACAGCGCGCCGCGCAGACAGGTTATGTCGCGACGATGATCCCGTTCAGCCAGCTTGGCCTGCCGTTCAATCTCGACGCATGGGATGGCTTCCCCGCAGCGCGAGAACGTCTCTACGCCTCAGCCGAAGCGGCCGGTGCGCGGCTCGTCACACTGACCGGTGACACGCATACCGCCTGGGCCAACACGCTACATGATGCGGGTGGAAACCAGCGCGGCGTCGAGTTCGGCTGCACGTCAATCAGCTCGCCCGGCATGGGCAAATACGTCAACGATGTGCCTGATCTCGGTGAACAGTTCGCGGACGCCAATCGTGATGTCGACTGGTATGATCCGGACGGCCATGGCTACACGCTCGTTACGCTGACCGAGGATGAGGTCGCCTCCGATTACTATAAGGTTTCGACCATCACCGAGCCGACATACACGACGAAGAAGGTTGCGAGCTTCGTGTCAGTGCGACAGGGCGATGGCATGAGTAATCTGGCGCCAAGCGTCCCAAGCGCGGGCTAA
- the queF gene encoding preQ(1) synthase codes for MSEDIYAGLDQLGGLNAIPASPEEAKLERVKNPHADTLYLARFTAPEFTSLCPVTGQPDFAHLVIDYAPGEWLVESKSLKLYLTSFRNHGAFHEDCTVAIGKRLADLLEPKWLRIYGYWYPRGGIPIDVFWQTGPVPEGLYVPDTGVPSYRGRG; via the coding sequence ATGTCAGAAGATATCTATGCAGGACTGGATCAGCTTGGCGGGTTAAATGCCATACCTGCCTCGCCGGAAGAGGCGAAGCTCGAGCGGGTAAAGAACCCGCATGCCGACACGCTTTATCTCGCGCGGTTCACGGCGCCTGAATTTACATCGCTCTGTCCCGTCACGGGCCAGCCCGACTTTGCCCACCTCGTCATCGACTATGCGCCGGGTGAGTGGCTGGTCGAGAGCAAGAGCCTCAAGCTCTATCTGACCTCGTTTCGCAATCATGGTGCTTTCCATGAGGACTGCACGGTCGCGATTGGAAAACGGCTGGCAGACCTGCTCGAGCCGAAATGGCTGCGCATCTATGGCTACTGGTATCCGCGGGGCGGCATCCCGATCGACGTGTTCTGGCAGACAGGCCCGGTGCCGGAGGGACTGTACGTCCCCGACACCGGCGTGCCGTCCTATCGCGGGCGGGGCTAG
- a CDS encoding calcium/sodium antiporter, giving the protein MIMTLLIIGGLVLLFAGGEILVRGSVGVARRLGMSELLIGLTLVGFGTSMPEMVTSLQALSDGAVGISVGNVIGSNIANVLLVIGAACVIAPIVTNPRALARDGLVMLAVTILFAAVLWFDMFTRLMGIMFLVLLAAYLGVSVVLDRRKGNPVADVHTGEAEIVETHGPLWLSLVLAVGGIVGVVIGAKMLVSGGSDLARMFGISETVIGLSIVAVGTSLPELVTSVMSALKGKADVALGNVIGSNIFNLLGIMGVSAAIFPFSVMTGNEAERTQPMDVQAMDYDQVTSLVTMQDMTALGLSVFLLLLFAYTGRKLARWEGAVLLTGYALYMALSFNLLPRFGGV; this is encoded by the coding sequence ATGATTATGACATTGCTGATTATTGGGGGGCTCGTTCTGCTGTTTGCTGGCGGGGAAATCCTCGTTCGCGGATCGGTGGGCGTTGCGCGGCGTCTGGGCATGTCCGAGCTCTTGATCGGCCTGACGCTGGTTGGCTTCGGCACGTCCATGCCGGAAATGGTGACCAGCCTTCAGGCGCTCTCGGATGGGGCCGTCGGCATATCGGTCGGCAATGTGATTGGCTCGAATATCGCCAATGTATTGCTCGTCATCGGGGCCGCCTGTGTCATCGCGCCGATTGTGACCAATCCCCGCGCGCTTGCCCGAGACGGGCTTGTCATGCTGGCCGTGACCATCCTGTTTGCGGCCGTGTTGTGGTTCGACATGTTCACGCGGCTGATGGGCATCATGTTTCTCGTCCTGCTTGCGGCTTATCTTGGAGTTTCCGTGGTCCTTGACCGGCGCAAGGGCAATCCGGTGGCCGATGTCCATACGGGCGAGGCCGAAATCGTTGAAACGCATGGCCCGCTCTGGCTGTCACTTGTGTTGGCGGTCGGGGGCATTGTTGGCGTCGTGATCGGTGCGAAAATGCTGGTGTCAGGCGGATCTGATCTGGCGCGCATGTTCGGCATTTCCGAGACCGTTATCGGGCTTTCGATCGTGGCTGTCGGGACCAGCCTGCCGGAGTTGGTAACGTCGGTCATGTCGGCGCTGAAAGGCAAGGCAGATGTCGCGCTCGGCAATGTTATCGGGTCGAATATCTTCAACCTGCTTGGCATTATGGGGGTCTCAGCGGCGATCTTCCCGTTCAGTGTCATGACGGGCAATGAAGCGGAACGGACCCAGCCGATGGATGTTCAGGCCATGGATTATGATCAGGTGACCAGTCTTGTGACGATGCAGGATATGACTGCGCTGGGCCTGTCTGTTTTCCTTCTGCTTCTCTTTGCCTATACGGGCCGCAAGCTGGCGCGCTGGGAAGGTGCCGTCCTGCTCACGGGTTACGCGCTCTATATGGCACTCAGTTTTAATCTATTGCCGCGTTTTGGAGGTGTCTGA
- a CDS encoding YybH family protein — protein MRLILTCIALSALPLLPACQSTSTMQVADIDDAATATQIKQVVMQQSEAWNEGDIVAFMDGYWRSENLRFASGGTVTRGFDQTLARYQQRYSDRSAMGTLTFDQLELVTLSPDAAVLHGRWMLTRADDAPSGLFTLIFRKFDTGWKIVSDTTTSAD, from the coding sequence ATGCGCCTCATCCTCACCTGCATCGCCCTGTCGGCCCTGCCACTGTTGCCAGCCTGTCAGTCGACATCGACAATGCAGGTAGCCGATATCGATGATGCGGCGACGGCCACGCAGATCAAGCAAGTCGTTATGCAACAGTCAGAGGCCTGGAATGAGGGCGACATCGTCGCCTTCATGGATGGCTATTGGCGCTCGGAAAATCTGAGGTTCGCTTCAGGCGGCACGGTGACCCGTGGCTTCGACCAGACGCTCGCGCGCTATCAGCAACGCTATAGCGACAGGTCGGCCATGGGAACGCTGACCTTCGACCAGCTCGAACTCGTCACGCTTTCGCCGGATGCGGCGGTCCTGCATGGCCGGTGGATGCTGACGAGAGCAGATGACGCGCCATCAGGTCTTTTCACGCTCATCTTCCGCAAATTTGACACAGGCTGGAAAATAGTGAGCGACACAACCACGTCGGCTGATTGA
- a CDS encoding ion transporter, producing the protein MARATLDERTSNSGFEAAIESSWFRNCVTTLIIINAIVLGVLTYRENINPLIVTVLEVLDRAITYAFVFEIALKLVVFRTQFFRSGWNWFDFTVVGISLVPGSQAFSVLRAMRVLRVLRLLHVVPMMKRITEALLKALPGMGAIVAVLALLTYVYAVMATNMYGNTETEEVLQLFGDLPSSAFSLFQVMTMDGWRFEVVQKVIDDGHPWAWLFFMSFIFIASFAVLNLFIALVVDALAAEQKAATEELIEDIEEDAEAAEEERDEIIRLLSDMKKDIEALKRAAEGRSASTP; encoded by the coding sequence ATGGCACGCGCAACTCTCGACGAGAGAACGAGCAATTCCGGCTTTGAAGCCGCGATTGAAAGTAGCTGGTTTCGCAATTGCGTCACCACGCTGATCATTATCAATGCCATCGTGCTTGGCGTGCTCACCTATCGGGAAAACATCAACCCGCTCATAGTGACCGTCCTAGAGGTATTGGACCGGGCCATCACCTATGCGTTCGTGTTCGAGATCGCGTTGAAGCTGGTCGTGTTCCGCACACAGTTTTTCCGCTCTGGCTGGAACTGGTTCGACTTCACCGTGGTCGGCATTTCCCTCGTGCCGGGCAGCCAGGCTTTCTCCGTCCTCAGGGCGATGCGCGTCCTGCGTGTTTTGCGTCTTCTGCATGTTGTGCCGATGATGAAGCGCATCACTGAAGCGCTTCTCAAGGCCCTGCCCGGCATGGGCGCAATCGTCGCTGTGCTCGCCCTGCTGACCTATGTCTACGCGGTGATGGCGACAAATATGTACGGCAACACCGAGACTGAGGAAGTTCTTCAGCTGTTTGGAGATTTGCCAAGCTCGGCCTTTTCCCTTTTCCAGGTGATGACCATGGATGGCTGGCGGTTTGAGGTCGTGCAGAAAGTCATCGATGATGGCCATCCATGGGCGTGGCTCTTCTTCATGAGCTTCATCTTCATCGCAAGTTTTGCGGTCTTAAATCTCTTTATTGCACTCGTTGTCGATGCACTGGCGGCTGAGCAGAAAGCCGCGACCGAGGAGTTGATCGAGGATATCGAGGAAGACGCCGAAGCTGCAGAAGAGGAGCGCGATGAAATCATTCGGCTGCTCAGCGATATGAAAAAGGACATTGAGGCCTTGAAACGCGCTGCGGAGGGCCGCTCAGCCAGCACGCCCTGA
- a CDS encoding molecular chaperone DjiA, whose amino-acid sequence MLIDGGKRLFDSDAPEDPVSGEYGCAPDPHDVGFTAAVIGLSAKMAAADGRVSDSEVMMFSRIFRAAPEDAINVRRVFNIARQTVRGYQAYARKIGRKYKARPCLLEGVLDGLFMIAGADGVVTDDELQYLRTVSDNFGFDDATFRRIRASHLGHERNDPYHILGVAPDANFADIRRAYRRLMADNHPDRVVGNGAPRQFEIAAHDKAAAITGAYARIRAERGMIAAN is encoded by the coding sequence ATGCTGATTGATGGCGGAAAACGCCTCTTTGACTCCGATGCGCCGGAAGACCCGGTGAGCGGAGAGTATGGCTGCGCGCCTGATCCACATGATGTTGGCTTCACCGCAGCCGTCATCGGCCTCAGCGCCAAGATGGCCGCTGCAGATGGCCGCGTCAGCGATTCCGAAGTCATGATGTTCTCGCGGATTTTCAGGGCCGCCCCGGAAGACGCCATCAATGTTCGCCGCGTCTTCAACATCGCCCGCCAGACAGTGCGAGGCTATCAGGCCTATGCCCGCAAGATCGGCCGCAAGTATAAGGCCCGGCCCTGCCTTCTGGAGGGCGTCCTGGATGGATTGTTCATGATCGCCGGTGCTGATGGCGTGGTAACCGATGACGAGCTGCAATACCTGCGGACGGTGTCAGACAATTTCGGATTTGATGACGCAACGTTCCGGCGGATCCGCGCCAGCCATCTCGGTCATGAGCGCAACGACCCCTATCACATTCTGGGGGTCGCGCCCGATGCGAACTTTGCCGATATCCGGCGCGCTTACCGCCGCCTGATGGCGGACAATCACCCCGACCGGGTGGTCGGCAATGGCGCCCCGCGCCAGTTTGAGATTGCCGCACATGACAAAGCTGCCGCGATTACGGGCGCATATGCGCGAATTCGGGCCGAACGCGGCATGATCGCGGCAAATTAG
- a CDS encoding NAD(P)-dependent oxidoreductase, protein MYDLLIHEKTFSRLEPRLKPFAEHISPLVLSDSDEFRRPWGKAETDAMLVYGSQDAFFSPAARSFSKSIYSADRVRWFQSVAAGLENPFLQKVGRKAEIYTSCHVQAEAIAEWVLWAAFDFFGCGQERRDAQASRAWPRIEFREVGSTRWLIYGFGHIGEAVGRRLRGLGAHVTGVRRSSAVSPFADRIIHPKDVSGDDLGSVDAVLLCCPHTPETESMANADFFAAMRADSLFLNVGRGALVDEGALLGALESGKPAHATLDVTREEPLPKESQLWAHRCITLTPHSSTLTDGTIRRNDEQFLDNLGRFLSNEPMLDIVDATAFQEQSVKTD, encoded by the coding sequence ATGTATGATCTTCTGATTCATGAAAAGACATTCTCCCGTCTTGAGCCTCGCCTCAAGCCGTTTGCTGAACACATATCACCTCTGGTGCTATCTGATAGCGATGAATTCAGGCGGCCATGGGGCAAAGCTGAAACTGATGCGATGCTGGTCTATGGCAGTCAGGATGCGTTTTTCAGCCCAGCCGCCAGAAGTTTCTCGAAGTCAATTTACAGCGCAGACCGTGTCAGATGGTTCCAGTCGGTCGCGGCGGGGCTGGAGAACCCGTTTCTGCAGAAAGTTGGCCGCAAGGCAGAGATATACACCTCCTGTCATGTGCAGGCCGAAGCCATTGCCGAGTGGGTCCTCTGGGCAGCCTTTGATTTCTTTGGCTGCGGACAAGAACGCAGGGATGCGCAAGCCTCCAGGGCGTGGCCCCGAATAGAATTCCGGGAAGTCGGGTCTACCAGATGGCTGATTTACGGATTTGGTCATATCGGTGAAGCAGTTGGCCGGCGCCTGAGAGGGCTCGGGGCACATGTGACTGGCGTTCGTCGGTCCTCAGCGGTGTCACCTTTCGCCGACCGGATCATCCATCCAAAAGATGTGAGCGGCGATGATCTTGGAAGCGTGGACGCTGTGCTTCTTTGCTGCCCTCATACGCCTGAAACAGAGAGCATGGCGAATGCAGACTTCTTCGCTGCGATGCGCGCTGACAGCCTATTCCTGAATGTGGGTCGCGGGGCGCTCGTTGATGAAGGTGCGCTGCTGGGGGCGCTTGAGAGCGGCAAGCCTGCGCATGCGACGCTCGACGTGACACGCGAGGAACCGTTGCCAAAGGAAAGCCAGCTCTGGGCTCATCGATGCATCACGCTAACGCCGCACAGCTCAACGCTGACCGACGGAACGATCAGACGCAATGACGAGCAGTTTCTGGACAATCTTGGGCGGTTTCTCTCGAACGAGCCGATGCTGGACATCGTGGATGCCACGGCATTTCAGGAGCAATCGGTTAAAACCGACTAG
- a CDS encoding TIGR02301 family protein, whose translation MNQKIIHLLVLPALACLTLVPALPAYGQYQAEGDYSDTRSQDYLRDVIALSSTLGSAHAIRLTCNGRDDQYWRSYMQELLGIEAPYRSRLRTSMVDAFNSAFSAESSRRSSCDEGAVSAEKVYASTGERLANSLAQANLPSGVRDDEADGTSAEQ comes from the coding sequence ATGAATCAGAAGATCATACATTTGCTGGTCCTTCCGGCGCTCGCCTGCCTGACTTTAGTGCCAGCCCTGCCGGCGTATGGCCAGTATCAGGCTGAAGGCGATTACTCCGACACGCGCAGCCAGGACTATCTCCGCGATGTGATCGCCTTGTCGTCAACGCTTGGATCGGCCCACGCCATCCGGCTCACCTGCAATGGACGTGATGACCAGTACTGGCGCAGCTATATGCAGGAGCTTCTCGGCATCGAAGCGCCTTATCGTAGCCGTCTGCGCACCTCTATGGTCGACGCTTTCAACAGCGCCTTCTCGGCAGAAAGCTCCCGGCGCTCATCCTGTGATGAAGGGGCGGTCTCAGCCGAGAAAGTCTATGCCTCGACAGGCGAGCGCCTTGCCAATTCGCTGGCGCAGGCCAATTTGCCCAGCGGCGTCCGCGACGACGAGGCCGACGGGACATCTGCTGAGCAGTAA
- a CDS encoding glutathione S-transferase family protein, translating to MTTLYGWGPMFDCPSPSPYVMKSDIQLQMLGIEFDRAIADLDSVSKHKAPYVEDDGEIIQDSNFIRAHFEKKLGKSLMDGLTPQQQAQSWAFERMAEGHLGAVMAGERWMIDENFKKGPAMFFMGAPEAMREQIMKETRDGIRASRYGSGIGRYSRDEQLQLAAWDIAAIAAQLDDQLFLFGDGPTVADASVSAMLISTATPYFDTPLGGIVKEHGNLAGYMQRMSEKYLEHQGWPSLIAA from the coding sequence ATGACGACACTTTATGGATGGGGCCCGATGTTCGACTGCCCGTCGCCCAGCCCCTATGTGATGAAGAGTGATATCCAGCTGCAAATGCTTGGCATCGAATTTGATCGCGCCATCGCCGATCTCGACAGCGTTTCCAAGCACAAGGCGCCCTATGTCGAGGATGATGGCGAGATCATCCAGGACAGCAATTTCATCCGCGCGCACTTTGAGAAAAAGCTCGGCAAGTCGCTGATGGATGGCCTTACCCCACAGCAACAGGCACAGTCCTGGGCCTTCGAGCGCATGGCGGAGGGCCATCTCGGCGCCGTCATGGCCGGCGAGCGCTGGATGATTGACGAGAACTTCAAAAAGGGCCCCGCCATGTTCTTCATGGGCGCACCTGAAGCGATGCGCGAGCAAATCATGAAAGAGACGCGCGACGGCATTCGGGCCAGCCGCTATGGCTCGGGCATCGGGCGGTATTCGCGCGATGAGCAGCTACAGCTTGCCGCCTGGGACATTGCCGCCATCGCCGCCCAGCTTGACGATCAGCTTTTTCTCTTCGGTGATGGGCCAACTGTGGCAGACGCATCCGTATCGGCAATGCTCATCTCGACCGCAACGCCATATTTCGACACGCCGTTGGGCGGGATCGTCAAGGAGCACGGCAATCTGGCGGGCTATATGCAGCGGATGTCCGAAAAATACCTTGAGCATCAGGGCTGGCCCTCGCTCATCGCGGCCTAA
- a CDS encoding helix-turn-helix transcriptional regulator, producing the protein MRRTERLFQIIQILRRARRPVTGQHLAEELEVSLRTLYRDMAELIAQRVPIRGEAGTGYVLERGYDLPPLMLTADELEAAVLGAKWVAARGDDALARGAEDLIAKLSSVVPPELEPVIVDAGLRPITRTDVRTLDSFDVGLARTAIRTQCKLVIDYKDEHGGETSRTIWPFLIAYWETVRLICAWCELRQGFRHFRTDRVTRAELLDEKYPERLAVLRSRWAEHRRRNDAERGSQS; encoded by the coding sequence ATGAGACGCACCGAACGGCTCTTCCAGATCATCCAGATCCTTCGCCGGGCGCGCCGCCCGGTAACCGGTCAGCATCTTGCCGAAGAGCTGGAGGTCTCGCTGCGCACGCTCTACCGCGACATGGCCGAACTGATTGCGCAGCGTGTGCCGATCCGGGGTGAGGCGGGCACCGGCTATGTCCTCGAACGCGGCTATGACCTGCCCCCGCTAATGCTCACCGCCGATGAGCTGGAGGCCGCTGTGCTTGGCGCGAAATGGGTGGCCGCACGCGGCGATGACGCGCTGGCGCGGGGCGCCGAAGACCTGATCGCGAAACTCTCGAGTGTCGTCCCACCAGAGCTGGAGCCGGTGATCGTCGATGCGGGGCTGCGACCCATCACACGCACCGATGTCCGCACCCTCGACAGTTTTGACGTCGGGTTGGCTCGCACGGCAATTCGCACTCAGTGTAAGCTCGTCATAGACTATAAGGATGAGCACGGCGGAGAAACGTCGCGCACAATCTGGCCGTTCCTGATTGCTTATTGGGAAACCGTCCGTCTGATCTGTGCCTGGTGTGAGCTTCGCCAAGGGTTCAGGCACTTCCGGACCGACCGGGTGACCCGCGCAGAACTACTCGACGAGAAATACCCCGAACGTCTTGCCGTCCTGCGCTCGCGCTGGGCCGAACATCGCCGCCGCAACGATGCCGAGCGTGGGAGCCAATCATAA
- a CDS encoding RNA methyltransferase, with the protein MSAQAPVIILAEPQLGENIGSAARAMLNFGLTELRIAAPRDGWPNPAAEPLAAGAFDEGVEVTAFESVEAACADIGYLVAATARPRGMEKPVTNASGAVEWLQGQARKTAVMFGNEAQGLSNNHVALCDAIMTYPVNKDFASLNLAQAVIVFAHAWGEMQGQAGRFEGANAGVGEPASREDLIGMFEHFEYELDRAGYFYPPDKTPLMSRNLRNAFVRGQWTTQEVRTFRGAIKALALGRGKARITRED; encoded by the coding sequence ATGAGCGCGCAAGCCCCTGTCATCATCCTGGCTGAGCCTCAGCTTGGTGAAAATATCGGATCTGCAGCACGGGCCATGCTCAATTTTGGGCTGACCGAGCTGCGGATCGCAGCACCGCGGGATGGCTGGCCCAATCCGGCGGCCGAGCCGCTGGCAGCTGGCGCCTTTGACGAAGGCGTGGAGGTGACGGCCTTCGAGAGCGTCGAAGCGGCCTGCGCCGATATCGGCTATCTCGTCGCCGCGACCGCTCGGCCGCGTGGCATGGAAAAGCCAGTCACCAATGCCTCAGGTGCCGTCGAGTGGTTGCAGGGACAGGCGCGCAAGACCGCCGTCATGTTCGGAAATGAAGCGCAGGGCCTCTCCAACAATCATGTGGCCCTCTGCGACGCGATCATGACCTATCCCGTCAACAAGGACTTCGCGTCCCTCAATCTAGCGCAAGCGGTCATCGTCTTCGCGCATGCCTGGGGTGAGATGCAGGGACAGGCGGGCCGGTTTGAAGGCGCCAATGCGGGCGTTGGGGAGCCTGCAAGCCGCGAAGACCTGATCGGCATGTTTGAGCATTTCGAATATGAGCTTGATCGCGCTGGCTACTTCTACCCGCCGGACAAGACCCCGCTCATGTCTCGCAATCTGCGCAATGCTTTTGTGCGGGGACAGTGGACGACGCAGGAAGTGCGGACCTTTCGCGGGGCGATCAAGGCGCTTGCGCTTGGGCGCGGTAAGGCGCGGATTACGCGCGAGGACTAA